The Sphingobium sp. JS3065 genome includes a region encoding these proteins:
- a CDS encoding MlaE family lipid ABC transporter permease subunit, protein MNKAADLAQEVREGRTVIRLSGNLSIACLHDLPDRLDAIAGPVDLLDLSGVDHMDTIGAWVLHRAIKRLDCKITGDKCDAERLIATVGQVDEPVNIRPDHEPPLRRVVGQIGEAVVNSATTLLGLLGFFGGTLVATWNVIRHPRRFRINAVVQRFEVVGVSALGIIGLMSFLIGIVIAQQGSVQLRQFGMEMLTINLVGRLTFRELGVLMTAIMVAGRSGSAFAAQLGTMRLTEEVDAMRTIGVSPMEALVLPRTLAVVVMMPLLGFYSSIVAIIGGGFLCAVSLDIPPITFIQRLREVVPIHDLWVGLIKAPVFGVIIALAGCFQGMQVKGNAEEVGLRTTAAVVQAIFLVIVLDAMFAVLFTWVGWN, encoded by the coding sequence ATGAACAAAGCCGCTGATCTTGCTCAGGAAGTCCGCGAGGGCAGGACGGTCATTCGGCTTTCGGGCAATCTGTCCATCGCTTGCCTACACGACCTGCCCGACAGGCTGGATGCCATAGCGGGGCCGGTCGACCTGCTCGACCTGTCGGGCGTGGACCATATGGACACGATCGGCGCATGGGTGCTGCACCGCGCGATCAAGCGGCTGGACTGCAAGATCACAGGCGACAAATGCGATGCGGAGCGGCTGATCGCGACGGTCGGCCAGGTGGACGAGCCGGTCAATATCCGCCCGGACCATGAACCGCCCCTGCGGCGGGTGGTCGGCCAGATCGGCGAAGCGGTGGTCAATTCCGCCACGACCCTGCTGGGCCTGCTCGGCTTCTTCGGCGGCACGCTGGTCGCGACGTGGAACGTCATCCGCCATCCCCGCCGCTTCCGCATCAACGCCGTGGTGCAGCGTTTTGAGGTGGTGGGCGTGTCCGCGCTTGGCATCATCGGGCTGATGAGCTTCCTGATCGGCATCGTCATCGCGCAGCAGGGATCGGTGCAGCTTCGCCAGTTCGGCATGGAGATGCTGACCATCAACCTGGTCGGCCGCCTCACCTTCCGGGAACTGGGCGTGCTGATGACCGCGATCATGGTCGCGGGCCGGTCCGGCTCCGCCTTCGCCGCGCAATTGGGGACGATGAGGCTGACCGAAGAGGTCGACGCCATGCGCACCATCGGCGTGTCGCCCATGGAGGCGCTGGTGCTGCCGCGCACGCTGGCGGTGGTGGTGATGATGCCGCTGCTCGGCTTCTATTCCTCCATCGTCGCGATCATCGGCGGCGGGTTCCTGTGCGCGGTGTCGCTCGACATCCCGCCCATCACCTTCATTCAGCGGCTGCGAGAGGTGGTGCCGATCCATGACCTGTGGGTGGGCCTGATCAAGGCGCCGGTATTCGGCGTCATCATCGCATTGGCGGGCTGCTTTCAGGGCATGCAGGTCAAGGGCAATGCAGAGGAAGTCGGCCTGCGCACGACGGCCGCGGTCGTGCAGGCGATCTTCCTCGTCATCGTGCTCGACGCCATGTTCGCCGTCCTGTTCACCTGGGTGGGCTGGAACTGA
- a CDS encoding MlaD family protein, with protein METRSNHVLVGTVTLLLLVAIMIAAFWFSRLSQGNNMEYDIFFKQAVNGLAKGSSVNYAGVPSGQVEKIELWKRDPSFVKVRISVKEGTPVLQGTTATIAGVGFTGVSEIVLDGAVKGAPPIVCPAENTLAVCPDGVPVIPTKPGALGELLNNAPQLLERLSTLTERLTELLNDKNQQSIAGILANVERISGSLADRSPEIAATLAEARIAVQRTGIAAEQIGKLAASTDAMVNDEGRPLLADLRKSIQSATRSIDTLDKTIAEAQPGVRAFSNQTMPEVNQLVRDLREMSRSFRGVAEKLDQQGAGSIVGSPKLPDYKQ; from the coding sequence ATGGAAACCCGCTCCAACCATGTGCTGGTGGGCACGGTCACGCTGCTGTTGCTGGTGGCGATCATGATCGCGGCTTTCTGGTTCTCGCGCCTCTCGCAGGGCAATAATATGGAATATGACATCTTCTTCAAACAGGCGGTGAACGGCCTCGCCAAGGGGTCGAGCGTCAACTATGCGGGCGTCCCATCCGGCCAGGTGGAGAAGATCGAGCTGTGGAAGCGCGATCCCAGCTTCGTGAAGGTGCGCATTTCCGTGAAGGAGGGCACGCCTGTCCTTCAGGGCACCACCGCGACCATCGCGGGCGTGGGCTTTACCGGCGTCAGCGAGATCGTGCTGGACGGCGCGGTCAAGGGGGCGCCGCCCATCGTCTGCCCTGCGGAAAACACGCTGGCGGTCTGCCCCGACGGCGTGCCGGTGATCCCGACCAAGCCCGGCGCGCTGGGCGAACTGCTCAACAATGCGCCGCAACTGCTGGAGCGGCTGTCGACGCTGACCGAACGGCTGACCGAATTGCTGAACGACAAGAATCAACAGTCGATCGCCGGCATCCTCGCCAATGTGGAGCGGATTTCCGGTTCCCTGGCCGACCGCAGCCCGGAAATCGCCGCGACCCTGGCCGAAGCGCGCATCGCCGTGCAGCGCACGGGCATCGCCGCCGAACAGATCGGCAAGCTCGCCGCGTCCACCGACGCCATGGTGAATGATGAGGGCCGCCCGCTGCTGGCCGACCTGCGCAAGAGCATCCAGTCGGCCACGCGCAGCATCGACACGCTGGACAAGACCATCGCGGAGGCGCAGCCGGGCGTCCGCGCCTTCAGCAACCAGACCATGCCAGAGGTCAATCAGCTCGTCCGCGACCTGCGGGAAATGTCGCGATCCTTC
- a CDS encoding membrane-like protein, which produces MVAGCGGEKEVPAANVAQPQASAPIVVQNETENQAAGNVSEPVSREGAARPAPAPAPERPDGDRYRAIGTEPFWAVTVKGSTATLDRPDKAPVRYAVSRHDDKWAIRYLGDGFSMTITEGPCSDGMSDAVWSDRVALAFGEGTLNGCGGLRDDQGTP; this is translated from the coding sequence ATGGTGGCGGGGTGCGGCGGCGAGAAGGAAGTGCCCGCCGCCAATGTCGCGCAGCCCCAGGCATCGGCACCGATCGTCGTTCAGAACGAAACGGAGAACCAGGCTGCTGGGAATGTTTCGGAACCGGTTTCGCGTGAAGGGGCGGCCCGGCCTGCGCCCGCCCCTGCCCCCGAACGGCCGGACGGCGACCGTTATCGGGCGATCGGAACCGAACCCTTCTGGGCGGTGACGGTCAAGGGATCGACCGCTACGCTGGATCGGCCGGACAAGGCGCCGGTCCGCTACGCCGTCTCGCGCCATGACGATAAATGGGCGATCCGTTATCTGGGCGATGGCTTTTCCATGACCATCACCGAAGGCCCATGCAGCGACGGAATGAGCGACGCCGTCTGGTCCGACCGCGTGGCGCTGGCCTTTGGCGAGGGAACGCTGAACGGATGCGGCGGATTGCGGGACGATCAAGGGACGCCTTGA
- a CDS encoding cystathionine gamma-synthase family protein gives MTGETEADLTGVEPTHNRRRPKQPIMEIEGRKLKPATLMMGHGYDPTLSEGSLKPPIFLTSTFAFESAAAGKRHFEGVTGIRPGGAEGLVYSRFNGPNQEIAEDRLSVWEEAEDALLFSSGMSAIATTLLALVQPGDVIVHSAPLYAATESLIGRTLGKFGVQWLDFPAGATEEEISAVIERAKGLGRVAMIYLESPANPTNVLVDLEAVVARRDFLFGGEEYHPPIAIDNTFLGPLWLHPLSHGADLVIYSLTKYAGGHSDLVAGGVLGSNALINTIRLMRNTIGTILDPHSAWMLLRSLETLELRMSRAGENAAKVCAWLKDQPQVEKVVYLGFPETERQADIYARHCTGAGSTFSLYLKGGEAEAFAFLDALKIAKLAVSLGGTETLASHPAAMTHLSVPAERKKALAISDNMVRISIGCEDAGDLIADFAQALRAIG, from the coding sequence ATGACCGGCGAAACCGAAGCCGACCTCACGGGCGTCGAACCCACCCACAACCGGCGGCGCCCCAAGCAGCCGATCATGGAGATCGAAGGCCGCAAGCTGAAACCCGCGACGCTGATGATGGGGCATGGCTATGACCCCACCCTGTCCGAAGGATCGCTGAAACCGCCGATCTTCCTGACATCCACCTTCGCCTTCGAAAGCGCGGCGGCAGGCAAGCGGCATTTCGAAGGGGTAACGGGCATCAGGCCCGGCGGGGCGGAGGGACTGGTCTATTCCCGCTTCAACGGCCCCAATCAGGAAATTGCCGAGGACCGGCTGTCGGTCTGGGAGGAGGCGGAGGACGCCCTGCTCTTTTCCAGCGGCATGTCCGCCATCGCGACGACGCTGCTCGCGCTGGTGCAGCCGGGCGACGTGATCGTGCATTCCGCGCCCCTCTATGCCGCGACCGAATCGCTGATCGGGCGCACATTGGGCAAGTTCGGCGTGCAATGGCTGGATTTCCCGGCGGGCGCGACCGAGGAAGAGATCAGCGCGGTGATCGAAAGGGCCAAGGGGCTGGGCCGCGTCGCGATGATCTATCTGGAAAGCCCGGCCAATCCGACCAATGTGCTGGTCGATCTGGAGGCGGTAGTTGCGCGGCGCGACTTTTTGTTCGGAGGCGAAGAATATCACCCGCCCATCGCCATCGACAACACCTTCCTAGGCCCGCTCTGGCTTCATCCGCTGAGTCATGGGGCCGATCTGGTCATCTACAGCCTCACCAAATATGCGGGCGGGCATAGCGATCTGGTCGCGGGCGGCGTGCTGGGGTCCAACGCGCTGATCAACACCATCCGGCTGATGCGAAACACCATCGGCACCATCCTGGACCCGCATTCCGCCTGGATGCTGCTGCGGTCGCTGGAGACGCTGGAACTGCGGATGAGCCGCGCGGGCGAGAATGCGGCCAAGGTCTGCGCCTGGCTGAAGGACCAGCCGCAGGTGGAGAAGGTCGTCTATCTCGGCTTTCCGGAGACGGAGCGGCAGGCGGATATCTATGCACGCCATTGCACCGGGGCGGGATCGACCTTCTCGCTATACCTGAAGGGTGGCGAAGCGGAGGCCTTCGCCTTTCTGGATGCGCTCAAGATCGCGAAACTGGCCGTCAGCCTGGGCGGGACGGAGACTTTGGCGAGCCATCCGGCGGCGATGACCCATTTGTCCGTACCCGCCGAGCGAAAGAAGGCGCTGGCGATCAGCGACAATATGGTGCGCATCTCCATCGGCTGCGAGGATGCGGGCGATCTGATCGCGGACTTCGCCCAGGCCCTGCGGGCGATAGGATGA
- a CDS encoding ABC transporter ATP-binding protein, with product MAPEEEMTAEEARVEKAVQRDGIAISVRNLRNSFGDQVVHEGLNLDVRKGEILGVVGGSGTGKSVLMRSIIGLQTPDEGEIHVFGESMIGRLDDEALAIRKRWGVLFQGGALFSTLTVAENVEVPIREYYPNIGPKLRDEIAAYKIRLTGLPAEAGPKYPAELSGGMKKRAGLARALALDPDLLFLDEPTAGLDPIGAASFDEQTRKLQQTLGLTVFLITHDLDTLYSICDRVAVLADRKVTAVGTIDELLATDHPWIQEYFNGPRGRAATAAVDREKNKRR from the coding sequence ATGGCCCCCGAAGAGGAAATGACCGCGGAGGAAGCGCGGGTCGAAAAGGCCGTGCAACGGGACGGCATCGCCATATCCGTCCGCAACCTGCGCAACAGCTTCGGCGATCAGGTGGTGCATGAAGGGCTGAACCTGGACGTGCGCAAGGGCGAGATTCTGGGCGTGGTCGGCGGATCGGGCACCGGCAAGTCGGTGCTGATGCGATCGATCATCGGCCTCCAGACGCCGGACGAGGGCGAAATCCACGTCTTCGGCGAATCGATGATCGGCCGTCTGGACGATGAGGCGCTGGCCATCCGCAAACGCTGGGGCGTGCTGTTCCAGGGTGGCGCGCTGTTTTCGACGCTGACCGTGGCCGAGAATGTCGAAGTGCCGATCCGCGAATATTATCCCAATATCGGGCCGAAGCTTCGTGACGAAATCGCCGCCTACAAGATCCGCCTGACCGGCCTGCCCGCCGAGGCCGGACCCAAATATCCCGCCGAACTGTCGGGCGGGATGAAGAAGCGCGCGGGGCTGGCGCGGGCGCTGGCGCTGGACCCGGACCTGCTGTTCCTGGACGAACCGACGGCGGGGCTGGACCCGATCGGCGCGGCGTCCTTCGACGAACAGACCCGCAAATTGCAGCAGACGCTGGGGCTGACGGTGTTCCTCATCACCCATGATCTCGACACCCTCTATTCGATCTGCGACCGGGTGGCGGTGCTGGCGGACAGGAAGGTGACGGCGGTCGGCACCATCGATGAACTGCTGGCGACCGACCATCCGTGGATTCAGGAATATTTCAACGGCCCGCGCGGGCGCGCCGCGACGGCGGCGGTCGATCGCGAAAAGAACAAGAGGCGATAG
- a CDS encoding ligase-associated DNA damage response DEXH box helicase, with protein MNRRLPELLEHWFTARGWTPRRHQTDMLTAARSGRHALLVAPTGAGKTLAGFLPTLADLIENPADGLHTLYVSPLKALAVDVRRNLLTPIEEMGLPIRVETRTGDTPSDRKARQRARPPQILLTTPESLSLLLSYPDSFLMFPGLKTVIIDEVHAFATQKRGDLLNLSLSRLQTINPGLRRVALSATVADVDAYRAWLAPDGDIDAVTPVMGEQGADPHVAILIPEGRIPWSGHSGKYAARQVMEEIERRATTLVFCNTRGLAELIFQSLWSVNEANLPIAIHHGSLSIEARRKVEAAMAVGKLRALVATASLDLGVDWGNVDCVIQMGAPKGSSRLLQRIGRANHRLDTPSEAILIPGNRFEYLEARAALDAVEAGERDTDDFRPGSLDVLAQHIMGLACAAPFREEELLAEIRSAMPYGALTEEAFANVLHFIEGGGYALRAYDRFKRLTHDPDGTWRVSHPRFIQQHRLNAGIIVDQPVLDVRFANGRKLGTVEEGFAATLRPGDSFFFSGMALEAVRMDTSDLVVRATSKQARIPTWGGTRMAMSTRLADRVRHFLAEPDQWSRFPEDVREWLEMQKYRSALPEPGQLLIETFPHEGRHYLVCYSFEGWNAHQSLGMLLTRRMDAQGLMPMGFVSNDYALAVYGLKPVTDPASLFSADILDHEFIDWVEQSSLLKRAFRDVAVISGLIERQHPGKRKTGRQVTFSTDLIYDVLRRYQPDHLLLKAAWADARARMTDVGRLGDLIDRASSTMLHIDLDRVSPLAVPVLILIGREQVAQHEVEDALLIEAETLVAEAMRAD; from the coding sequence ATGAACCGACGCCTACCCGAACTGCTGGAGCATTGGTTCACCGCCCGCGGCTGGACGCCCCGCCGCCACCAGACCGACATGCTGACCGCCGCCCGGTCCGGCAGGCACGCGCTGCTGGTCGCCCCGACCGGCGCAGGAAAGACGCTCGCCGGTTTCCTGCCGACCCTTGCCGACCTGATCGAAAATCCGGCGGACGGTCTTCACACCCTCTATGTCTCGCCCCTCAAGGCTCTTGCGGTCGACGTCCGCCGCAACCTTCTCACGCCGATAGAGGAAATGGGCCTGCCGATCCGGGTGGAAACCCGCACCGGCGACACCCCTTCCGACCGCAAGGCGCGCCAGCGCGCCCGCCCGCCGCAGATATTGCTCACCACGCCTGAATCGCTCTCGCTGCTGCTGAGCTATCCCGACAGTTTCCTGATGTTCCCAGGGTTGAAGACCGTCATCATCGACGAAGTCCACGCCTTCGCCACGCAGAAGCGCGGCGACCTGCTCAACCTGTCGCTTTCCCGGTTGCAGACGATCAATCCCGGCCTTCGCCGCGTCGCGCTGTCCGCCACGGTCGCGGATGTCGACGCCTATCGCGCCTGGCTGGCCCCGGACGGCGACATAGACGCCGTCACCCCGGTCATGGGCGAGCAGGGCGCCGATCCGCATGTCGCCATTCTGATCCCGGAGGGGCGCATCCCCTGGTCCGGCCATAGCGGCAAATATGCCGCCCGGCAGGTGATGGAGGAGATTGAGCGCCGCGCCACCACGCTGGTCTTCTGCAACACGCGGGGGCTGGCCGAACTCATCTTCCAGTCGCTCTGGTCGGTGAACGAAGCGAACCTGCCCATCGCCATCCACCATGGCAGCCTGTCGATCGAGGCGCGGCGCAAGGTCGAGGCGGCGATGGCGGTGGGAAAGCTGCGCGCCCTGGTCGCCACCGCCTCGCTCGACCTTGGCGTCGACTGGGGCAATGTCGATTGCGTGATCCAGATGGGCGCGCCCAAGGGATCGTCACGCCTGCTCCAGCGCATCGGCCGCGCCAATCACCGGCTGGACACGCCCAGCGAAGCCATCCTCATCCCCGGCAACCGCTTCGAATATCTGGAGGCCCGCGCCGCCCTGGACGCGGTCGAAGCGGGGGAACGCGACACCGACGATTTCCGCCCCGGCAGCCTGGATGTTCTTGCCCAGCATATCATGGGCCTGGCCTGCGCCGCGCCCTTTCGCGAAGAGGAGTTGCTGGCCGAAATCCGTTCCGCCATGCCCTATGGCGCGCTGACGGAGGAGGCGTTCGCCAACGTCCTTCATTTCATCGAGGGCGGCGGCTATGCCCTGCGCGCCTATGACCGGTTCAAGCGGCTGACCCATGATCCCGATGGCACCTGGCGCGTATCCCATCCCCGCTTCATCCAGCAACACCGCCTGAACGCGGGCATCATCGTCGATCAGCCGGTGCTGGACGTGCGCTTCGCCAACGGGCGCAAGCTGGGCACGGTGGAGGAGGGGTTCGCCGCCACGCTGCGGCCCGGCGACAGCTTCTTCTTCTCCGGCATGGCGTTGGAGGCGGTGCGGATGGACACCAGCGACCTTGTCGTCCGCGCCACGTCGAAACAGGCGCGCATTCCCACCTGGGGCGGCACCCGCATGGCGATGTCGACGCGCCTGGCCGACCGGGTGCGCCATTTCCTGGCCGAACCCGATCAATGGAGCCGCTTTCCGGAGGATGTCCGCGAATGGCTGGAAATGCAGAAATATCGTTCCGCCCTGCCCGAACCGGGGCAATTGCTGATCGAGACCTTTCCCCATGAGGGGCGTCACTATCTCGTCTGCTACAGTTTCGAAGGGTGGAACGCGCACCAGTCGCTCGGCATGCTGCTGACCCGGCGCATGGACGCGCAGGGTTTGATGCCGATGGGCTTCGTCTCCAACGACTATGCGCTGGCCGTCTATGGGTTGAAGCCCGTCACCGACCCGGCCAGCCTCTTTTCCGCCGACATACTGGACCATGAATTTATCGACTGGGTCGAACAGTCGAGCCTGCTCAAGCGGGCATTCCGCGACGTGGCGGTGATATCCGGCCTGATCGAGCGCCAGCATCCCGGCAAGCGCAAGACCGGGCGGCAGGTCACTTTCTCCACCGACCTCATCTACGACGTGCTGCGCAGATATCAGCCCGACCATCTGTTGTTGAAAGCCGCCTGGGCCGATGCCCGCGCCAGGATGACCGATGTGGGCCGTCTGGGCGACCTGATCGACCGTGCTTCCTCCACCATGCTGCATATCGATCTGGATCGGGTGAGTCCGCTTGCCGTGCCGGTGCTGATCCTCATCGGCCGCGAACAGGTCGCCCAGCATGAGGTGGAGGACGCGCTGCTGATCGAAGCCGAAACGCTGGTGGCGGAGGCGATGCGGGCGGATTGA
- a CDS encoding 2-hydroxyacid dehydrogenase, which yields MTGRPLILVAQPHLAPLLDVLSSRYDAMPLWEESGKARLAKAEILVTAGEFRLDPAMLEQMAALRLIACFTVGYDGVDLDWARARGVAVTHAGDANAEDVADHALGLILAHRRRIVSGDRQVRSGEWTAGAKMLTRSMAGARVGIVGMGSIGIALAERAGAMRMRVGWWGPREKPELGWARAESLEMLARDSDVMVVAAKATEENRGMIDASVMDALGPQGLLVNVARGQLVDEDALIAALREGRLGGAALDVFESEPTPAARWADVPNMVLTPHMGGATYEAVGRMRDMLLANLGAYFAGEPLVSPVV from the coding sequence ATGACGGGCCGGCCGCTGATCCTGGTGGCGCAGCCGCATCTGGCGCCGTTGCTGGATGTGCTTTCCTCCCGATATGACGCCATGCCCCTGTGGGAGGAAAGCGGAAAGGCGCGGCTTGCGAAGGCCGAGATTCTGGTGACGGCGGGCGAGTTCCGGCTCGATCCGGCGATGCTGGAACAGATGGCCGCGCTGCGGCTGATCGCCTGTTTCACCGTGGGCTATGACGGGGTCGACCTGGACTGGGCGCGGGCGCGGGGCGTGGCCGTGACCCATGCGGGGGACGCCAATGCGGAGGATGTGGCGGATCATGCGCTGGGCCTCATCCTCGCCCATCGGCGGCGGATCGTGTCGGGCGACCGGCAGGTGCGGTCGGGCGAATGGACAGCAGGCGCGAAGATGCTCACCCGGTCGATGGCGGGTGCGCGGGTCGGGATCGTCGGCATGGGCAGCATCGGGATCGCCCTCGCGGAACGGGCCGGGGCGATGCGCATGCGGGTCGGCTGGTGGGGACCACGGGAAAAGCCGGAACTGGGCTGGGCGCGGGCGGAAAGCCTGGAGATGCTGGCGCGGGACAGTGACGTCATGGTGGTCGCGGCGAAGGCGACCGAGGAAAATCGCGGGATGATCGACGCTTCGGTGATGGATGCGCTGGGGCCGCAGGGGCTGCTGGTGAATGTCGCGCGCGGCCAGTTGGTGGATGAGGATGCGCTGATCGCTGCCTTGCGGGAGGGGCGGCTGGGCGGAGCGGCGCTGGACGTCTTCGAAAGCGAGCCTACCCCTGCCGCGCGTTGGGCCGATGTGCCGAATATGGTGCTGACGCCGCATATGGGCGGCGCGACCTATGAAGCCGTCGGGCGGATGCGGGATATGCTGCTGGCGAACCTTGGGGCCTATTTTGCAGGGGAGCCGCTGGTTTCGCCGGTCGTCTGA
- a CDS encoding HAD family hydrolase, whose amino-acid sequence MTHRLAIYDMDRTVTFTGTYTGFLIHVAKGMAPWRLALFPGVILLMLAYVLKLISRQRLKELNQALMIGFNVERARLMPHVESYAAKVVDRNVRSGALAQIAKDRADGCRLVLATASYRLYVEPIARRLGFDAVIATDHLSQDLRYVRAKIAGENCYDTGKLRMIKAWMAAEAIDRRQAHIRAYSDHVSDAPMLEYADLPFASNPHKPLAKLAAERGWKRVDWN is encoded by the coding sequence ATGACGCACAGGCTCGCAATCTACGATATGGACCGCACGGTGACGTTCACCGGCACCTATACCGGCTTTCTGATCCACGTCGCCAAAGGCATGGCGCCCTGGCGTCTGGCGCTGTTCCCCGGCGTGATCCTGCTGATGCTGGCCTATGTGCTGAAGCTGATCAGCCGGCAGCGGTTGAAGGAGTTGAACCAGGCGCTGATGATCGGGTTCAACGTCGAACGCGCCAGGCTGATGCCGCATGTGGAAAGCTATGCGGCGAAGGTGGTGGACCGCAATGTGCGATCCGGCGCGCTGGCGCAGATCGCGAAGGACAGGGCGGACGGCTGCAGGCTGGTGCTGGCCACCGCATCCTACCGCCTTTATGTCGAGCCGATCGCCCGGCGGCTGGGTTTCGACGCGGTGATCGCGACGGATCATCTGTCGCAGGATCTGCGCTATGTCCGGGCGAAGATCGCGGGCGAGAATTGCTACGACACCGGGAAACTGCGCATGATCAAGGCGTGGATGGCCGCAGAAGCGATCGACCGCCGCCAAGCGCATATCCGCGCCTATTCCGACCATGTGTCGGACGCGCCGATGCTGGAATATGCGGACCTGCCCTTCGCGTCCAACCCGCACAAGCCGCTGGCGAAACTGGCGGCGGAGCGGGGGTGGAAAAGGGTGGATTGGAACTGA